Within Dysosmobacter sp. Marseille-Q4140, the genomic segment GCCCCAGATGGGAGGGATGACCCTTGAATGAAGTGTTCCGTGTGGAGCTGTTCGGCGGAAAAACGGATCGGTGGTGCGAGCTGGAGCTTCCGGCCAGCTACTATGGTCTCCAGGATGCGCTGGACAAGCTCCAGATGCCCTTGGGCGACAAGCCGAGGTGGGAATTTCTTGAACACCACGGCTTTCAGTTCCTCCATGTCCATCTGACCCATGAATGCGATCTCTATCAGCTCAATGCGCTGGCAACCTGCCTGGGACAGATGAACGGCAGAGAAAAAACTGCCTTCGAAGGGCTGTTCAACATGGAGGTGTCCAAGAAATACGGCCCCATCAGCGTTGCCACCATGATCAACCTGGCCTACAGCACAGACTGCTGCCATGTGATCAACGCCACAACGGACGAGCAGCTCGGCAGGTTCTATGCGGAGAACGATTTCATCCCTGCCCTGGAAAAAGTTCCGGATTCCATCTTTGAGTATCTTGACTTTGAGATGCTCGGAAGAAAAGCCAGATTTGAAGAAGGCGGCGTTTTCGCAAGCGGCGGTTATGTTACGCAGCACACCGAGCTGAAGCAGGTATATGGCAGCCTGGCCTTGGTTCCCAAAGCGCCGGAATATGGCATCCGCCTGATGGTCGGCAGGTATCCCTTCCACTCCAATGAGCAGCCGGAGAACATGATGTGCCTGGATCTGCCCGCCACGCAGGAACGGCTGGACGCCGTGCTGGAGGCTTGCGGAGGCGCCTCCTGGTCGGAAATGGTCTTCCGGGTGGAGGACAGCGCGATGCCTGCGCTTCTGGAAAACATGGACTGCGACGATATCCATGGACTGAACGAGTTGGCTAAATGCTTCAAGGAGCTGAGCACACAAGGAGAACTTTCCAAATTCAAGGCAGTTATCCTTGCGGCAGATTGTCACGATATCGCTGCCGCTGTCCAGATTGCGAAAAATCTGGATGACTATCTGCTCGAGCCTGATCAGCGAAACCCCGAGGAGGTGGCCATAGAGGAGCTTCGCTTCATTGTGGACGAGCATTCCCGGTCCATTCTGCAGAAGCACGTCGTCCTCTACAACTACGGTCAGGATGTCATGGCAGCACACAACGCTCTGCTGACCCCCTACGGGCTGGTTCAGCGCAGAGATGGCGAGCCGATCCGCAATGAAGAAACACAGGCAGAAAATGCCGGAATGGAGATGATGTGATGGCGAGTCGGCAAACCAGGCAACTCCTGGATCTTCTGGACGGTTTTGAAATGACCAAATCCCAACACGACTGGCTGGAACGGCGATTCGAGAACATGACGGTAAAAGAAAGCCTTCTGTTCCGCGGAGCAATGCAGATCGAGCAGCCGAGGATGACCTGCGATGTGATGCTGATTGCCAATCAGCTGGATCACTACGACCTGTTCTACGGTGCAGGAGACGATGCCCGACTTGGCAAATTCGTCATGGAGCAGATCCAGCGCCCCTCCTCCCAGGCACGTGCATTCCTTGACCCGGAGAAAGTGGGGGCAGCTTACCGTCAGAAAGGTGGGAACACCTTCTGCAATGGGCACTTCATCAAGGTCGCCTCTCTGATCGATCCGTTCCTGGACGGCGACCCGACGCTGAACCCCGACAAAGGTGACTACGGCATCCGGGTCAAGCTGGCAAGCCGCTCCAATACGGAAGGCGTGTGGGTTGGATTCCCGGACACCGGCGAGTATATGGATACCGCACACCCGGACGAACTTCTCTTGGCGCTGGATGCACTGGAGGTAGACTCTTTGACTGAGTGTATCGCCGTGGATGTGGACTGCTGCCTCCCGCAGCTGGAGAACATCCTCTCCCAGTATGCCTCCGCAGCGGAACTTGTCCGTCATGCCATCGACTTCGGCTATGCGTGGGGTGAGCAGGGTCAGGGCGAACCCCGGTGGCTGGATAAATGGCAGGCTGTTATGGAGCTGGAGGACTGCCACCGTCTGGATTACGCCCTGGATCTGGCACAGAACCTCCACTGCTATCACTTCATGCCCCGCGATATGGAGCTGGAGGACTACGGCAAAACACTGGCGAAACACGACGGTGTCTACCCCAAGGATGAACTGCTCGCCTCCTGCTTCGATGCGGAGGGTTATGCCAATCAGCGGATGAAGAACATGGGTTTATCCGCCGCTGAGCATGGTTTCGTATCCTGGAACGGCATAGAGCTGGTCTATGAGTACAGTCAGCCGGATATGGAGCCGACCATGTCCATGTGAGAAGCCCCCACAGAACAGTTGCCGCCGGGACGGAGGTGATGAAATAAAAAATGAAATAGCCTGAACGCCACAGGGGCCGTTACCCGAATCGGGACAAACGGCCCCTGATTTTTTGCGCTCTTTTCGGGTAACAGCCCCGGAAAGGAGCCCGTATGACCACGACAACGGATAACCCCATCGCCGAGTACCTGAAGACCTATCACAAGGGAGCGCAAAGCGTCATATCCAGCCGGGAGCTGGAGGCAGCTTTCCATATCCGCGGCCCCGACCTGCGCCGGTTGATCAACAGCCTGCGTGGAGATGGCATCCCCATCTGCAGTTCTGATTCCGGCTATTACTACGCCGGTACTGAGGAAGAACTGCAGAGAACCATCCGACAGCTCCGGAGCCGGATCAAGAAGATCGCCCATGCGGAACGCGGTCTCACCAAGGCGCTGGAGCAATCCACCGACAGCGGACAGATATCCCTTCCGCTGGAGGGCGGTGATACCGCTTGAAAAGCTTCATCCCCTGGGTGGGCGGTAAAAGCAAGCTGCTGTGGCTGATCCGAAAGCTGTCTCCCTCGCGGTATTCCCGTTTTATTGATGTGTTCGGCGGCAGCGGCACAGTAACCCTGAGCCGCCCCATCCAGCCGGGATGTATGGAGGTCTACAACGACTTCAACAGCGACCTGACCAACCTGTTCTGTTGTGTCAAAAACAGGACCATGGCACTCCTGCTGGAGTTGGGGTTTCTGCCGCTGAATACACGCGACGATTTCAATGTGCTGTATAAGTTCTTCTCCAAAGAGGAATTCACCGATGACTATCTGAAAGAGGAGCTGGAGCTGACGGAGCGGTATCTGGAGCTTCCGGACGCTGAGACCATCCAGAGAATGATGCTGGAACGAGCGCCTCGCGGTGATGTACGGCGCGCTGCCGACTTTTTCAAGCTGATTCGATACAGCTTCAGCGGCGGCGCCAAGTCCTTTGCCGGAAAATCCTGCGATATCCGCCGTTTCTTCTATCTGATTTGGGAGTGCTCCCGCAGGCTGGCAAATGTCGTCATCGAAAACAAGGACTGCGTAGAAATCGTCCACCAGTACGACCGGCCAGACGCATTTCTTTATTTTGATCCGCCCTACTACGATGCAGAGGACTGTTATGCGGCGGTGTTTCCCAAGGAAGATCATCAGCGTCTCCACGACGCTCTGCTGGAGTGTAAGGGATATGTCATGGTGTCCTATAACTACTGCCCATTCATCGTGGAGCTGTACAAGGAGTTTTATATCTTCTACACCACTCGCCCCAACAGTATGTCTCAGAAGGCCGGAAGCGAATATGAGGAGATCGTCATCACCAACTACGACCCCCGCCGCCACGATTCCGCAAGGCATTGCCTTTACCATGGGCGCCAGAGGGCCGCTTCTGGAAAAGGCGGATCGCTATAATGGCGTGATTCCGGAATTCTGAATTATGACAAAAAGCGGCCGTTGACAGGATATTCTGTCGGCGGCCGCTTCTCTGTCTGCAGCCATGAACATTCTGGAAAGGGAATCAACTGGGCAGCAGTTTGCAGTCCATTTGACTTCTTTATTGGGATAGGAGGAGAAGGGATCGTTGTCAGTGCCGGGAAAGCATCTCCGTTTAATTGGACAGTCTTTGCTCAGCGGCCCACATAGAGGCATATTTTCCGCCTTTGGCCAGCAGCTCCTCATGAGTGCCGGACTCCGCAATGTTCCCGTCTGCTACCACCAGGATCTGATCCGCATTTCGGACGATAGACAGGGTATGTGCAATCATGACTACTGTCTTCCGCTCTGACAAAAGCCCCAGGATCGCCCGCTTGACCGCCAGCTCGTTTTCAATGTCCAGTGAGGCAGTGGCCTCATCCAGCAGCAGGATGGGGCTGTTTTTCAAAATAGCCCGGGCGATGGACAGACGCTGACGCTCCCCGCCGGAGAGAAAGGCTCCGTTTTCCCCAATAGGGGTGTCATAGCCATGCTCCAGCTTCTGTATGAAGCCGTCACATCCAGCCGCACGGCAGGCGGCCTCCACCTCACGGTCTGTGGCCGAGGGGCGGGCATGGCGGATATTCTCCCGAACGGTATCGTCAAAGAGGAACACCTGCTGATCCACCATGGAGATCTGCTCCAGCACCCGTTCTGCCGCCACGGTCTCAATGGACTGCCCTCCGATGGAGATCTCGCCGCTCTGCGGTTCGTAGTATTTGGCGATCAGATTGAGAATGGTGGATTTGCCGGAACCGGAGTCTCCTACAATGGCAGTGAGCTTTCCTGCCGGCGCCGTAAAGGACAGCTCCTTCAGCACCGGCTCTCCCGGCACATAGGAGAAGGAGACCGAGCGGAAGGTGATGTTCTGTTCAGCAGGATGGAAGGGCGCCACGGAACCTCTCTCCTCCGGTTCCGCCATCACCTGGAGGATATTGTTCTTGGAGACCATCAGGTGCTTCCATTCAAAGAGATCGATGGAAATGGCAGTGGTAAGCTTGGTCAGCAGAATGGGCAGCATGGAGACCATGAGATAATCCACATTGCTCAGCGTACCGGCTGCCCAGGGACCGGCTGCCAGCGCCATGATGGCCGGCACACTGCACCAGCTGAGAATGTTATACCCGAAGCCAATAGGGATGCCCTTTGCCTCGTACAGATAACACACCCGGCTGAACCTCCGCATCGCCTCGGTCGTGGCCTGATTCTGGACGCCACCCATATGATAGGCACGGAAGGTCTGGATGCCGTCGATGTACTCCACGATGCTGCTGACCGTCTCGGCACTGACCTCATGCTTGGCCACGCCGTATTTGGCAACAACACGGAAGGACAGCCACAGATTGGGGATCAGCCCCGCTACCACCAAGAAAAGAATCAGCCCCGCCGGCAGATACACCTTGCATACAAAGCCTACCAGCATGGCGGCCAGCACAGCGTTTTTGGTGATGTTGCCGCTGGAGTGGGTCAGGATCTTCTCGTAGCTGCCCACATCGCTGGTCATGGTATTCACATACTCTCCCACCTGTCCCTGGGTGAAGCGGGAAAGAGGGATCTGTTTGAGTTTGTCACCCAGCCGAAGCCGCAGTCCTTTGGAAACAGCAGCTCCGCCCAGCTGAACCTGCGTGTAACCGGCGGCGTAGATGACCAGTCGAATCAGGAAGATGACCGCAAGAAATGCAGTCAGCAGCCCAAGCCGCTGCGCGCTCAGGCTGCCCTCAGACAGCCCGGACAGAACCATATAAATGGACAAGTAGCTGCACCCGGACAGCAGCCCTTCCACTACCGTGAGGATCACACCGGAATAGAAGGCCCGATTTTTACGGAACACATTTGCCTCACGCATGCTGCACACCCCCTTCTACGGAATAGGCAATGGCACGAGCAGCCCGGTAATCCGCCCAAGCCCTGCGGTAGTATTCATTTTTCTCCAGCACCTCTTCATGGGTACCACAGCAGGTAATGGTGTTGTTCTCCACCACTGCCACCTTGTCGCACAGCTTGATGGCGCCCAGCCGGTGGGCCACGATCACGACTGTCTTGCCCCGGCACAGGTTTTCAATGGCCCGGTCGATCTCCACCTGGTTTTCCGGATCAGCCGCTGAGGTGGCTTCATCCAGGATCAGAATGGGGGCGTTTTTCAAAATGGCCCGGGCGATGGCAATGCGCTGCCGCTCCCCACCGGAGAAACGGGAGCCGAAAGTGCCCACCTTGGTTTCATAACCCTGGGGCAGCGATTGGATGAAATCATCGATTTGCGCCAGCCTGGCAGCCTCGCGCACCTGCTCCAGTGTTGCTCCCGAGTTCATGCGGATATTTTCCAGCACGCTTCCCCGGGTCAGAAAGGTCTTCTGGAACACCAGAGAGATATGGTCCAACAGGTCCTCGTAGTCCAGCTCCCGCACATCTCTGCCGCCGATGCGGACCGTTCCCTGGGTCACATCGTAAGAGCGGGCCATCAGCTGGATCACGGTGCTTTTGCCTGCACCGGACACCCCCACCAGCGCAACCTTTTCCCCCGGCGCCACAGTGAGGGAGCAATCCCTGAGCACATCGGTCTTTCCATCGTAGGAAAAGGAGACATGATCCAGGGTAATGCCGCAGGTCTCCGGAAAGGCCGCGCCACTGGAAAAGGTGGGCAGTTCCAGAATCTCCTCCACCTTTTTCACGCCGGAAAGCGCCTGGGCAAAGGTAGTGGCCAGTTTTTGCAGGGGCAGGATCTCGGTGAGATACATCCCGCCCACATAGGCAAAGAGCAGAAATACGCTGCCGGTGACGCTTCCCCGGAGGAAAAGCAGGCCGCCTACTGGAACCATCAGCACCATCCCGCACTCCACCAGCAACAAAAAGGCGGCATAGGGCGGAGCCGTCTTGTGTGTGACCAGGTTCCAGATCCGGTTCTCCTCCTCAATGGCATGGGAAAACTTCTGGAAGGAGCGGCTGCCCATGTTATACGCTTTGATCAGCCGCATACCAGAGATGTACTCAATCGTCACGGAATTAAAGCCTACCAGGGAGCGGTTGACATCGGACAAGACCCCCTTCATTCTTTGGAAGATGACCGCCATCACAATGCCGGCCAGGGGCAGCGGGATCAGGGAAACCAGGGCCAGAGGTGCATTGACGGAGAGCAGATACAGGAAAATCACAACCGGTCCTGTGAGATAGGCCACAAATTCCGGCAGGTTGTGGGCCAGAAACAGTTCCAACTTCTCGATGTCCTCATTGAGAACGGTCTTGACCGCGCCGGTGCTCCGCTCGTCCAAGGCTCCAAGAGACACTTTGGCAAGATGCTCCGTTACCATACACCGTACTCGAAACAGTGCCCCATAGGCTCCCTTGTGAGACAGCACACCTGAAGTACCCAGCAACACCAGCCTTCCCACGGTGCCCGCCGTGACCAGCAAAGCGCAATCGGCGATAACTGCTTTGGTACAGGTGCCGGAGAGCACCGCATCCATCAGCCGGTAAATGCCGATATACGATGTGATGACCAGAATACCGCTGCCAAAGGCACACAAAACGGACAGGATCAGCCATTTCCGCTCCGGCCCGGCCCACTGCAGCAGCCGCATCACCGGTGATGGCCGTTTTTCTTTCATCGTCTGTTCCTCCTTCCCCCGGCTTGACGAGAGCGCCGGGAAGTGATATTTTAGTTAGCGGATACTAACCAACATCCATCCTACCGGCAAAACAGCAGTATCGCAAGGCTTTGGGCGCGGTTCCGGCTGATTGGGGTGGAGATGTGGCTGATCGAGGTGGTGACAGGTTATGGCGGCAAACAAAGACTTGGAGCAGCAATATGGCCGGGCGATGGAGGAACACGGGTTTCTTCCAGATCCGGAGAACCGGCGTTACGGCTCCATGGGGCTGTGCTGGCGGCACACCTCCCAGCAGGGCGGCGGTTTTTTCTGGACCTACGGGCAGCAGGATCTCTATACCATCAAGATCCATGATTTCTTTTTCCATGAGGATCAGCTGCTGGAGTTCCATTGGCCGGAGAGTCTCAGTGTCACCTGGTATGAATCCATTTCCGGGGAGGAGTTCTCCCCCTGCCGCCGTCTTGTTCCAGGCTGTGTCAAAAGTTTTATCGGAGGTCGGGAACCATACCGGGCGCTCATCCACAGGCAGATCCCCATCGTTTCCATTGGCGTGGAGATCACCCCGGCTTACTACCGGGATTATCTGCGCCGCCAGTTTCCCCAGGAGTATCAAAGCCTGCTGGAGTCTTTTCAAACGCTGGATCAGACAGAACACTTCCCAGAAATGGTGCAGCTCTTGAAACAGGTGCGCGACTACCGGTGGGAGGGGCTTCCC encodes:
- a CDS encoding DNA adenine methylase gives rise to the protein MKSFIPWVGGKSKLLWLIRKLSPSRYSRFIDVFGGSGTVTLSRPIQPGCMEVYNDFNSDLTNLFCCVKNRTMALLLELGFLPLNTRDDFNVLYKFFSKEEFTDDYLKEELELTERYLELPDAETIQRMMLERAPRGDVRRAADFFKLIRYSFSGGAKSFAGKSCDIRRFFYLIWECSRRLANVVIENKDCVEIVHQYDRPDAFLYFDPPYYDAEDCYAAVFPKEDHQRLHDALLECKGYVMVSYNYCPFIVELYKEFYIFYTTRPNSMSQKAGSEYEEIVITNYDPRRHDSARHCLYHGRQRAASGKGGSL
- a CDS encoding ABC transporter ATP-binding protein, with the protein product MREANVFRKNRAFYSGVILTVVEGLLSGCSYLSIYMVLSGLSEGSLSAQRLGLLTAFLAVIFLIRLVIYAAGYTQVQLGGAAVSKGLRLRLGDKLKQIPLSRFTQGQVGEYVNTMTSDVGSYEKILTHSSGNITKNAVLAAMLVGFVCKVYLPAGLILFLVVAGLIPNLWLSFRVVAKYGVAKHEVSAETVSSIVEYIDGIQTFRAYHMGGVQNQATTEAMRRFSRVCYLYEAKGIPIGFGYNILSWCSVPAIMALAAGPWAAGTLSNVDYLMVSMLPILLTKLTTAISIDLFEWKHLMVSKNNILQVMAEPEERGSVAPFHPAEQNITFRSVSFSYVPGEPVLKELSFTAPAGKLTAIVGDSGSGKSTILNLIAKYYEPQSGEISIGGQSIETVAAERVLEQISMVDQQVFLFDDTVRENIRHARPSATDREVEAACRAAGCDGFIQKLEHGYDTPIGENGAFLSGGERQRLSIARAILKNSPILLLDEATASLDIENELAVKRAILGLLSERKTVVMIAHTLSIVRNADQILVVADGNIAESGTHEELLAKGGKYASMWAAEQRLSN
- a CDS encoding ABC transporter ATP-binding protein; amino-acid sequence: MKEKRPSPVMRLLQWAGPERKWLILSVLCAFGSGILVITSYIGIYRLMDAVLSGTCTKAVIADCALLVTAGTVGRLVLLGTSGVLSHKGAYGALFRVRCMVTEHLAKVSLGALDERSTGAVKTVLNEDIEKLELFLAHNLPEFVAYLTGPVVIFLYLLSVNAPLALVSLIPLPLAGIVMAVIFQRMKGVLSDVNRSLVGFNSVTIEYISGMRLIKAYNMGSRSFQKFSHAIEEENRIWNLVTHKTAPPYAAFLLLVECGMVLMVPVGGLLFLRGSVTGSVFLLFAYVGGMYLTEILPLQKLATTFAQALSGVKKVEEILELPTFSSGAAFPETCGITLDHVSFSYDGKTDVLRDCSLTVAPGEKVALVGVSGAGKSTVIQLMARSYDVTQGTVRIGGRDVRELDYEDLLDHISLVFQKTFLTRGSVLENIRMNSGATLEQVREAARLAQIDDFIQSLPQGYETKVGTFGSRFSGGERQRIAIARAILKNAPILILDEATSAADPENQVEIDRAIENLCRGKTVVIVAHRLGAIKLCDKVAVVENNTITCCGTHEEVLEKNEYYRRAWADYRAARAIAYSVEGGVQHA
- a CDS encoding helix-turn-helix transcriptional regulator, whose amino-acid sequence is MAANKDLEQQYGRAMEEHGFLPDPENRRYGSMGLCWRHTSQQGGGFFWTYGQQDLYTIKIHDFFFHEDQLLEFHWPESLSVTWYESISGEEFSPCRRLVPGCVKSFIGGREPYRALIHRQIPIVSIGVEITPAYYRDYLRRQFPQEYQSLLESFQTLDQTEHFPEMVQLLKQVRDYRWEGLPARLFYDGKVAEAVALVAERHLKRKNRRSVSAEDMVRLADVAAFITAHCAGELPLERLSRIGCMSISKLKDAFHVRYGCTITQYIQGQRTEQAGRLLRETDLPVSQVAAIVGYQNPSRFAEIFRRNTGRSPAEYRRACWNSFTEVNDMERKDSL